A section of the Osmia lignaria lignaria isolate PbOS001 chromosome 16, iyOsmLign1, whole genome shotgun sequence genome encodes:
- the LOC117600801 gene encoding oligoribonuclease isoform X2 has protein sequence MNFIRGLKWSKNCFQLLPSRCFQNSNINVPNMKTNNDHICWLDMEMTGLNVHTDHVLEVACLITDKNLKVISTDLNIVIHQPHEVLENMNDWCLLNHKKTGLINESRLSKLTIHDAEQAVLEFLKLYIKEKTCPLAGSSVYMDRMFLHKYMPLVDNYLHYRIIDTSTIKELIKRWNTNVPTLIKEHNHRALSDIIESIRELEYYKKHIFDVFKQNDV, from the exons ATGAATTTTATACGTGGTTTGAAATGGTCAAAGAATTGTTTTCAATTGCTTCCTTCACGttgttttcaaaatt CTAATATTAATGTACCAAATATGAAGACAAACAATGATCATATTTGTTGGCTAGACATGGAA aTGACTGGGCTTAATGTACATACCGACCATGTTTTAGAAGTAGCATGCTTAATTACAGACAAGAATTTGAAAGTCATAAGTACTgatttaaatatagttatacaTCAGCCACATGAAGTATTAGAAAATATGAATGATTGGTGTTTACTGAATCATAAAAAG acAGGATTAATTAATGAATCACGTTTAAGTAAACTTACAATACATGATGCTGAACAAGCTGtgttagaatttttaaaactaTATATCAAGGAAAAAACTTGTCCATTAGCAGGAAGTTCAGTTTATATGGATCGTAtgtttttacataaatatatgcCATTGGTTGATAATTATTTGCATTATAGAATTATTGACACTTCTACtattaaagaattaattaa aagGTGGAATACAAATGTCCCAACATTAATAAAAGAGCACAATCACAGGGCATTATCAGACATAATAGAAAGTATAAGAGAattagaatattataaaaaacatATATTTGATGTATTTAAGCAAAATGATGTATGA
- the LOC117600801 gene encoding putative oligoribonuclease isoform X1, translated as MNFIRGLKWSKNCFQLLPSRCFQNSPTSILTANINVPNMKTNNDHICWLDMEMTGLNVHTDHVLEVACLITDKNLKVISTDLNIVIHQPHEVLENMNDWCLLNHKKTGLINESRLSKLTIHDAEQAVLEFLKLYIKEKTCPLAGSSVYMDRMFLHKYMPLVDNYLHYRIIDTSTIKELIKRWNTNVPTLIKEHNHRALSDIIESIRELEYYKKHIFDVFKQNDV; from the exons ATGAATTTTATACGTGGTTTGAAATGGTCAAAGAATTGTTTTCAATTGCTTCCTTCACGttgttttcaaaatt CACCAACTTCAATTTTAACAGCTAATATTAATGTACCAAATATGAAGACAAACAATGATCATATTTGTTGGCTAGACATGGAA aTGACTGGGCTTAATGTACATACCGACCATGTTTTAGAAGTAGCATGCTTAATTACAGACAAGAATTTGAAAGTCATAAGTACTgatttaaatatagttatacaTCAGCCACATGAAGTATTAGAAAATATGAATGATTGGTGTTTACTGAATCATAAAAAG acAGGATTAATTAATGAATCACGTTTAAGTAAACTTACAATACATGATGCTGAACAAGCTGtgttagaatttttaaaactaTATATCAAGGAAAAAACTTGTCCATTAGCAGGAAGTTCAGTTTATATGGATCGTAtgtttttacataaatatatgcCATTGGTTGATAATTATTTGCATTATAGAATTATTGACACTTCTACtattaaagaattaattaa aagGTGGAATACAAATGTCCCAACATTAATAAAAGAGCACAATCACAGGGCATTATCAGACATAATAGAAAGTATAAGAGAattagaatattataaaaaacatATATTTGATGTATTTAAGCAAAATGATGTATGA
- the LOC117600801 gene encoding putative oligoribonuclease isoform X3 produces the protein MKTNNDHICWLDMEMTGLNVHTDHVLEVACLITDKNLKVISTDLNIVIHQPHEVLENMNDWCLLNHKKTGLINESRLSKLTIHDAEQAVLEFLKLYIKEKTCPLAGSSVYMDRMFLHKYMPLVDNYLHYRIIDTSTIKELIKRWNTNVPTLIKEHNHRALSDIIESIRELEYYKKHIFDVFKQNDV, from the exons ATGAAGACAAACAATGATCATATTTGTTGGCTAGACATGGAA aTGACTGGGCTTAATGTACATACCGACCATGTTTTAGAAGTAGCATGCTTAATTACAGACAAGAATTTGAAAGTCATAAGTACTgatttaaatatagttatacaTCAGCCACATGAAGTATTAGAAAATATGAATGATTGGTGTTTACTGAATCATAAAAAG acAGGATTAATTAATGAATCACGTTTAAGTAAACTTACAATACATGATGCTGAACAAGCTGtgttagaatttttaaaactaTATATCAAGGAAAAAACTTGTCCATTAGCAGGAAGTTCAGTTTATATGGATCGTAtgtttttacataaatatatgcCATTGGTTGATAATTATTTGCATTATAGAATTATTGACACTTCTACtattaaagaattaattaa aagGTGGAATACAAATGTCCCAACATTAATAAAAGAGCACAATCACAGGGCATTATCAGACATAATAGAAAGTATAAGAGAattagaatattataaaaaacatATATTTGATGTATTTAAGCAAAATGATGTATGA
- the Phax gene encoding phosphorylated adaptor for RNA export isoform X1, with protein MEAEPLELEEGEVIDDEASDIETYNVLKRPHEFLNKEEHVKMGYSDESDDSADSESDSDSDSGHTRSKRPKLKLKRSKNLTKNWEGKNDKYKIWCTQLQEESLTEDLVLCGVTKKQNQERSVESYNIPHHYSSNGRWNMDHRNNNSSEDEKDSERRLTNKRTNSDRSNIKLRLGKKHNSMGTDNQKGTVRKIADLSTTIESTDSDVASDITSKLNEKKDLLIRRIVDIIGKEKAIYFFQKTKKIEEGGGMLIMNGSRRRTAGGVYLWLVKNDKHIPQEKIREIFYYDKKEHAEEKKADAVARRQKAQELIKCLENGSEKDLPALLTKSELSTREIAEEARLRRGEGMDRMPLDSDRTMTNPPPSPVTDDPDHSEHPLVQRHVQDYGDFLDIGIDIDSMEVL; from the exons atggaaGCAGAACCTTTAGAACTTGAGGAAGGCGAAGTTATTGATGATGAG gcAAGCGACATTGAAACatataatgttttaaaaagacctcatgaatttttaaataaagaagaacACGTAAAAATGGGCTACAGTGACGAGTCTGATGATTCCGCAGATTCCGAAAGTGATTCCGATTCTGATTCTGGACATACTAGAAGTAAAAGGCCCAAATTAAAACTAAAACGGTCTAAAAATTTAACTAAAAATTGGGAGggcaaaaatgataaatataaaatatggtgTACTCAGCTGCAAGAAGAATCTTTAACAGAGGACTTAGTATTATGTGGTgtaacaaaaaaacaaaatcaAGAACGTAGTGTTGAAAGTTACAACATTCCGCACCATTATTCTTCTAATGGTAGGTGGAATATGGATCATCGTAATAACAATAGTTCAGAAGATGAAAAAGATAGTGAAAGAAGATTAACAAATAAAAGAACAAACTCTGATAgaagtaatattaaattaagattAGGAAAAAAACATAATTCAATGGGTACGGATAATCAAAAAGGAACTGTACGAAAAATAGCAGATTTAAGTACGACGATTGAATCAACTGATTCAGATGTAGCATCTGATATAACATCAAAACTTAACGAAAAGAAAGATCTTCTTATAA GAAGAATTGTAGATATAATTGGTAAAGAGAAAGCCATTTACTTTtttcaaaaaacaaagaaaattgaagaaggaGGTGGTATGTTAATAATGAATGGATCTCGAAGAAGAACTGCGGGCGGTGTTTATTTATGGTTAGTGAAAAATGATAAACATATACCTCaagaaaaaataagagaaattttttattatgatAAAAAAGAACATGCTGAAGAAAAGAAAGCAGATGCTGTTGCAAGAAGACAAAAAGCACAggaattaataaaatgtttagaAA atGGTTCAGAAAAAGATCTTCCTGCCTTGTTAACAAAGTCAGAACTTTCTACAAGAGAAATAGCAGAAGAAGCAAGGTTAAGACGTGGTGAGGGCATGGATAGAATGCCACTGGATTCTGATCGTACAATGACTAACCCACCGCCTAGTCCTGTAACCGATGATCCTGATCATTCGGAACATCCACTCGTTCAAAGGCATGTTCAGGATTATGGAGATTTTCTTGACATTGGAATAGACATAGATAGCATGGAAgtactataa
- the Phax gene encoding phosphorylated adaptor for RNA export isoform X2, whose amino-acid sequence MGYSDESDDSADSESDSDSDSGHTRSKRPKLKLKRSKNLTKNWEGKNDKYKIWCTQLQEESLTEDLVLCGVTKKQNQERSVESYNIPHHYSSNGRWNMDHRNNNSSEDEKDSERRLTNKRTNSDRSNIKLRLGKKHNSMGTDNQKGTVRKIADLSTTIESTDSDVASDITSKLNEKKDLLIRRIVDIIGKEKAIYFFQKTKKIEEGGGMLIMNGSRRRTAGGVYLWLVKNDKHIPQEKIREIFYYDKKEHAEEKKADAVARRQKAQELIKCLENGSEKDLPALLTKSELSTREIAEEARLRRGEGMDRMPLDSDRTMTNPPPSPVTDDPDHSEHPLVQRHVQDYGDFLDIGIDIDSMEVL is encoded by the exons ATGGGCTACAGTGACGAGTCTGATGATTCCGCAGATTCCGAAAGTGATTCCGATTCTGATTCTGGACATACTAGAAGTAAAAGGCCCAAATTAAAACTAAAACGGTCTAAAAATTTAACTAAAAATTGGGAGggcaaaaatgataaatataaaatatggtgTACTCAGCTGCAAGAAGAATCTTTAACAGAGGACTTAGTATTATGTGGTgtaacaaaaaaacaaaatcaAGAACGTAGTGTTGAAAGTTACAACATTCCGCACCATTATTCTTCTAATGGTAGGTGGAATATGGATCATCGTAATAACAATAGTTCAGAAGATGAAAAAGATAGTGAAAGAAGATTAACAAATAAAAGAACAAACTCTGATAgaagtaatattaaattaagattAGGAAAAAAACATAATTCAATGGGTACGGATAATCAAAAAGGAACTGTACGAAAAATAGCAGATTTAAGTACGACGATTGAATCAACTGATTCAGATGTAGCATCTGATATAACATCAAAACTTAACGAAAAGAAAGATCTTCTTATAA GAAGAATTGTAGATATAATTGGTAAAGAGAAAGCCATTTACTTTtttcaaaaaacaaagaaaattgaagaaggaGGTGGTATGTTAATAATGAATGGATCTCGAAGAAGAACTGCGGGCGGTGTTTATTTATGGTTAGTGAAAAATGATAAACATATACCTCaagaaaaaataagagaaattttttattatgatAAAAAAGAACATGCTGAAGAAAAGAAAGCAGATGCTGTTGCAAGAAGACAAAAAGCACAggaattaataaaatgtttagaAA atGGTTCAGAAAAAGATCTTCCTGCCTTGTTAACAAAGTCAGAACTTTCTACAAGAGAAATAGCAGAAGAAGCAAGGTTAAGACGTGGTGAGGGCATGGATAGAATGCCACTGGATTCTGATCGTACAATGACTAACCCACCGCCTAGTCCTGTAACCGATGATCCTGATCATTCGGAACATCCACTCGTTCAAAGGCATGTTCAGGATTATGGAGATTTTCTTGACATTGGAATAGACATAGATAGCATGGAAgtactataa
- the mute gene encoding gon-4 like protein muscle wasted: MEESTKENIVEKEVNLNCSSVSLNESPKKCNLSFSFNFDFDDVNNDESSDSETPDLQIDVSEVDNYEPSSKHKRDAVEETCSVINEMEEEIERQLDAKAAKINLTATNVKNILKHVITNEHVMAMVKNRLYDTEDDVLFEPKLTRAKAKELAAAQVNIPWPITSVKKASSEVQVLIEEELPEDSSDEEYNPEQDKQSDDEREAENSTNSDVESQPLTPLNQCDTFGVEQDKSSNVQYDPEGIFKIPNIPHVPTEEESIGQRTRSKLCLSETPLEQIEQAFIPPDITTDMYDWDCEVDEDWDNFLKEFTQPLTQEPTTEDDPEADPEYNILEDEETDFLDKEELRADKAVKVTRKELNNLIAELFEFTDAFSKEEQEISKKRKSSENINSSAENNIMNCSVTDLLPAYKEPEIPNLINSEQRELLAIQFQQHVQLTVQHFAMTYMHPDLHAHSKTCKQLINSVKYLSNGPNSAFNATNLPDALKLVSDWENKFLDNKFYEDFKKTFADEDAIKKIYQSNKWKYVPKFHPDLKKLFLESKALMYPQLLPQIPFRSELMKFVRSPYLKSEENLIALGLEQFIPFVASKPRKFKSKKAQFIDAIQLIIQYLVPCREPQGVLFHVQKRRYAKEANPIKYYFEKGSAPRTIHYITLECDLRAPKDQPINLLPVEWQTYLNNTEQKIDLLKRKHILNSYNDLVKKNCSTSENNKNFTATSNTQSLCNPNVNELPKILPANINKKTESKAITEDNSKVNENTYSNDLTKTPTNKTNAVLHHSDMVCNKEHILHENNFSKTTITENDKEKNIDENIEIVQNDEFLNSKSSKLSKKSDVVQELPPLRKTTPRLAKTRSAQNMKLMAQVLGSKGLSSNYNTLKTKEKSELDKNSEKVLSLPKIDSEEEIAELMLASTTIKKDSINRKKAKEARELENIKRLLESENPLNEEARGSKFAASYLQKLHLTLEFSNPEIFRSVIKLYLDYYEKLESINQMENELPFSSTSQSLQNEEINEINAKNKDAITINLYRNVCEKLHEYPELCTDFLLFLKPHQAAMIDKSVEYIMLQKMSEFINVVQIYFAKQPSRIAKIMQAITQLSSDPQTTLEHVHTAMNPILKGHPLVMDLFLQILPTAKPPESLFASHMFENLTCPMGPYDKNKVYTEDAAELYENVELSVLASQEDPYGGENCRCNCHSGDDTTFKNISEHCVSCGTRFLNGKIYLQTSEGLRPAKIIFPGADEEKLENLARVSLKTVDKFVPSISSRQRRKSSKNEFHSDEQLMSKSSSTKENEEGGKLIVKSKKNIKSPSKSGDQKRCLKRSVSEIDYMHVNTKRIRITQCKNKKEKKIDKDMKVKDTNSYDLEYVKVNESSCEDSKDSAKEITEDTAYVKANALDNNVNKINLSNEIRNTVNLNINVNAEPWTRQEDMILLQTIKKEYSENSLAMVSKTLGNRTIDQVKERCQTLLLLLEKMM; encoded by the exons aatattgttgAGAAAGAAGTAAATCTGAATTGTTCTTCTGTTTCTTTAAATGAATCTCCAAAAAAATGTAATCTGtcgttttcatttaactttgatTTTGATGATGTGAACAATGATGAATCGTCTGACTCTGAAACTCCAGACTTACAAATTGACGTCTCTGAAGTTGACAATTATGAGCCTTCAAGTAAACATAAAAGAGATGCTGTTGAAGAAACTTGTTCAGTCATTAATGAGAtggaagaagaaattgaaaggcAACTTGATGCTAAAGCAGCTAAAATTAATCTTACAGCTACCAATGTAAAGAATATCTTAAAGCATGTTATTACCAATGAACATGTAATGGCAATGGTTAAAAATCGTCTTTATGATACAGAAGATGATGTACTTTTTGAACCAAAATTAACAAGAGCAAAGGCCAA agAATTAGCAGCAGCTCAAGTTAATATACCATGGCCAATAACTTCAGTGAAAAAAGCTTCATCAGAAGTACAAGTACTTATTGAAGAAGAATTACCAGAAGATTCTTCTGATGAAGAGTACAATCCAGAACAAGATAAACAAAGTGATGATGAAAGAGAAGCAGAAAATTCTACAAATAGCGATGTAGAGTCTCAACCATTAACACCGTTAAATCAATGCGATACATTTGGAGTTGAACAAGATAAATCATCGAATGTTCAGTACGATCCAgaaggaatttttaaaattccaaa TATACCTCATGTTCCAACAGAAGAAGAAAGTATTGGTCAAAGAACACGTTCAAAACTTTGCTTGAGTGAAACACCTTTAGAACAGATTGAACAGGCATTTATACCACCTGATATAACGACTGATATGTATGATTGGGATTGTGAGGTAGATGAAGATTGGGATAACTTTTTAAAAGAATTCACTCAACCGTTAACTCAAGAACCTACAACAGAAGATGATCCAGAAGCAGATccagaatataatattttagaagATGAAGAAACAGATTTTC ttGATAAAGAAGAACTACGAGCTGATAAAGCTGTAAAAGTTACCCGGAAGGAATTAAATAACTTGATCGCAGAATTATTCGAATTTACTGATGCCTTCTCGAAAGAAGAACaggaaatttcaaaaaaaagaaagtcgtcagaaaatataaattcttctgctgaaaataatattatg AATTGTTCTGTAACAGACTTACTACCTGCTTATAAAGAGCCTGAGAttcctaatttaataaattctgaGCAGCGAGAATTATTAGCAATTCAATTTCAGCAACATGTTCAGTTAACTGTACAACATTTTGCTATGACATACATGCATCCAGATTTACATGCACATTCAAAAACATGCAAGCAGCTTATAAACAGTGTAAA gtATTTAAGCAATGGTCCTAATTCTGCATTTAATGCAACAAATTTACCAGATGCTTTAAAATTAGTGTCTGAttgggaaaataaatttttggatAATAAATTCTACGAAGATTTTAAAAAAACTTTTGCAGATGAGGATGCAATTAAAAAGATATATCAATCAAATAAATGGAAATACGTTCCCAAATTTCATCCCGATTTAAAAAAGTTATTTTTAGAAAGTAAAGCTTTAATGTATCCGCAACTTTTACCTCAAATACCTTTTCGAAGTGAATTAATGAAATTCGTACGTTCTCCGTACCTAAAATCTGAAGAAAA TTTAATCGCATTAGGTTTAGAACAGTTTATCCCTTTTGTTGCATCAAAGCcaagaaaatttaaaagtaaaaaggCTCAATTTATAGAtgcaattcaattaattattcagtATTTAGTACCATGTAGAGAACCTCAAGGAGTTCTTTTTCATGTTCAAAAAAGGCGTTATGCGAAAGAAGCGAATCCAATAAAG TATTATTTCGAAAAAGGCTCTGCTCCTAGAACAATACATTACATAACGTTAGAATGCGATCTTAGAGCACCTAAAGATCAACCAATAAATCTTTTACCCGTAGAATGGCAAACTTATCTTAATAAT ACAGAGCAAAAAATTGATTTACTTAAACGAAAACATATATTGAATTCATATAACGATCTTGTGAAAAAGAATTGTTCAACAagcgaaaataataaaaatttcaccgcTACTTCCAATACTCAATCTTTATGTAACCCAAATGTTAATGAATTACCAAAGATATTACCTGcaaatatcaataaaaaaacaGAAAGTAAAGCTATAACAGAAGACAATtcaaaagtaaatgaaaatactTACTCTAATGACCTGACAAAAACACCAACAAATAAAACAAATGCTGTATTACATCATTCTGATATGGTATGTAATAAAGAGCATATATtacatgaaaataatttttcgaaaacCACAATCACAGAaaacgataaagaaaaaaacatagatgaaaatattgaaatcgtTCAAAACGACGAATTTCTAAATtcaaaaagtagtaaactttcTAAAAAATCTGACGTGGTACAAGAGTTACCTCCGTTAAGAAAGACTACGCCTAGATTAGCAAAGACAAGAAGTGCTCAAAATATGAAGTTAATGGCCCAAGTTTTAGGATCGAAAGGATTATCATCTAATTATAATACTTTAAAAACCAAAGAGAAAAGCGAGTTAGATAAAAACTCAGAGAAAGTGTTAAGCTTGCCAAAAATT GATAGTGAGGAGGAAATAGCAGAATTAATGTTAGCCAGTACCACTATAAAAAAAGATTCTATTAATAGAAAGAAAGCTAAAGAAGCTAgagaattagaaaatattaaaaggcTTCTTGAATCTGAAAATCCATTAAATGAAGAAGCAAGAGGATCAA AATTTGCAGCATCGTATCTTCAAAAATTGCATTTAACATTAGAATTTAGTAATCCAGAAATCTTTCGATCCgtgataaaattatatttagattattatgaaaaattggAGAGTATTAATCAAATGGAAAATGAGCTACCCTTTTCTAGTACATCACAGTCTTTGCAGaatgaagaaattaatgaaataaatgcaAAGAATAAAGACGCAATTACTATTAATTTATATCGGAATGTGTGTGAAAAATTACACGAATATCCTGAGCTTTGTACAgactttttgttatttttaaagcCGCATCAAGCTGCAATGATAGATAAGTCAGTGGAGTATATAATGCTTCAAAAAATGAGCGAATTTATTAATGTAGTTCAAATATATTTTGCTAAACAACCTTCTCGTATTGCAAAAATAATGCAAGCTATTACACAACTTTCATCTGATCCTCAAACAACTTTAGAACATGTTCATACAGCCATGAATCCTATACTTAAAGGACATCCATTAGTTAtggatttatttttacaaatattaccTACCGCGAAACCACCAGAAAG tttatttGCATCGcatatgtttgaaaatttaacatgTCCAATGGGGccatatgataaaaataaagtttataCAGAAGACGCCGCAGAATTATATGAAAACGTTGAATTATCTGTGTTAGCATCTCAGGAAGATCCTTATGGCGGAGAAAACTGCAGATGCAATTGCCATAGCGGCGATGACACTACTTTTAAGAATATTTCGGAACACTGTGTATCTTGTGGTACAAgg TTTCTCAATGGCAAAATTTATCTTCAAACATCCGAAGGTCTAAGGCctgctaaaattatttttcctggagctgatgaagaaaaattagaaaatcttGCTCGTGTATCTTTAAAAACGGTTGACAAATTCGTTCCATCTATTTCCTCTAGACAACGAAGAAAATCTTCCAAAAATGAATTCCATTCTGATGAACAATTAATGTCAAAAAGTTCATCTactaaagaaaatgaagaaggagGAAAACTAATAGTGAAatctaagaaaaatataaagtcTCCATCAAAATCTGGAGATCAAAAGAGATGTTTGAAGAGATCAGTTAGCGAGATAGATTATATGCATGTAAATACTAAAAGAATACGTATAACACAATGtaagaataaaaaggaaaagaaaattgataaagaTATGAAAGTGAAAGACACGAATTCATACGATCTTGAGTATGTGAAAGTTAATGAATCTTCGTGTGAAGATTCGAAAGATTCTGCAAAAGAGATAACAGAGGACACAGCATACGTAAAAGCTAATGCGTtagataataatgtaaataaaattaatttatctaatgaaataagaaatactgttaatttaaatattaatgtaaatgCTGAACCATGGACACGGCAAGAGGATATGATACTACTGCAAACTATTAAAAAGGAATATTCTGAAAATTCATTAGCTATGGTTAGTAAAACATTAGGAAATCGTACAATTGATCAA GTAAAAGAAAGATGTCAAACGCTTCTTCTGTTGTTAGAAAAGATGATGTAA